A region from the Gemmatimonadota bacterium genome encodes:
- a CDS encoding diguanylate cyclase encodes MPDLEPISGALVILPALLLGYLRGPRGTLLGVFAALLSGTATNVASGGALFSEAAAWLVSLATLTAVLTVLGARFRQDLVRAETMALTDNLTRLPNRRHALTFLESHFAAAERGAVLCVVLFDLDHFKQFNDELGHGTGDLALRAFADVLRDNTRRMNLSARMGGEEFLCVLCDSSAEGASTFAHRVRRALGSVRFSDHPLTASAGVAVYHPAMKDVDDLLAAADHALYRAKRDGRDCVRVFGSEVEPTRTGEDAPNVPPPTLGPVGADRSVLVVHTEGERRRALLEMLREDGFTALPAETRTDAIGVIDAPPDLAIVDLKLGEGSGARLCQTLKARWPHVQVLALSEPLDEHSIVMAVEAQADRYLIQPVAAVALRQALSEMLAARRPLHGRRQGERLGARQGLLLQMADEIEAREEYGWGHGRRVETAAKILGDHWVEGGAPPPDPDALGLGSRLHDLGRASVPAALLNKVLPLTVEEVRLIHRHPVVGQSLVATLLPGSPAAAVVRWHAERWDGSGYPDGLVGRSIPLEARICAVADALDAMTTYRRYRPPLTFAEAVQTIREEAGRHFDPAVVALLERAAPEIERRFEALREPAVALPAG; translated from the coding sequence GTGCCTGACCTGGAGCCGATCAGCGGCGCGCTGGTCATTCTCCCCGCCCTGCTGCTCGGGTACCTTAGGGGGCCCCGCGGCACGCTCCTGGGGGTGTTCGCCGCCCTTCTCTCCGGTACCGCCACCAACGTCGCCTCCGGCGGCGCCCTGTTTTCCGAAGCTGCAGCCTGGCTGGTATCGCTGGCCACCCTGACGGCGGTGCTCACGGTCCTGGGCGCCCGCTTCCGGCAGGACCTGGTCCGAGCCGAGACCATGGCCCTCACGGACAACCTGACGCGCCTGCCCAACCGGCGGCACGCGCTGACCTTCCTGGAGAGCCACTTCGCCGCGGCCGAGCGCGGCGCGGTGCTCTGCGTGGTCCTCTTCGACCTCGACCACTTCAAGCAGTTCAACGACGAGTTGGGGCACGGCACTGGAGACCTGGCGTTGAGGGCCTTTGCCGACGTGCTGCGCGACAACACGCGCCGGATGAACCTCAGCGCCCGGATGGGCGGCGAGGAGTTCCTGTGCGTCCTCTGCGATTCCTCCGCCGAGGGCGCCTCCACCTTCGCGCATCGCGTGCGACGAGCGCTGGGGTCGGTGCGCTTCTCGGACCATCCGCTGACGGCGTCAGCCGGCGTGGCCGTCTACCATCCGGCCATGAAGGACGTCGACGACCTGTTGGCGGCCGCCGACCATGCCCTGTACCGAGCCAAACGGGACGGACGGGACTGCGTACGGGTCTTCGGATCGGAGGTCGAGCCGACCCGGACCGGCGAGGATGCCCCCAACGTACCGCCGCCGACGTTGGGCCCCGTGGGCGCCGACCGCTCGGTCCTGGTCGTCCACACCGAAGGCGAGCGGCGGCGCGCCCTTCTGGAGATGCTGAGAGAGGACGGGTTCACGGCCCTCCCGGCGGAGACCCGGACCGACGCCATCGGCGTCATCGACGCCCCGCCGGATCTGGCGATCGTGGACCTCAAGCTCGGTGAAGGGAGCGGGGCCCGGCTCTGCCAGACCCTCAAGGCCCGCTGGCCACACGTGCAGGTGCTCGCCCTCTCGGAGCCGCTGGACGAGCACTCGATCGTCATGGCAGTCGAAGCCCAGGCCGACCGCTACCTGATCCAGCCCGTTGCCGCCGTGGCTCTGCGGCAGGCCCTCTCCGAGATGCTCGCGGCCCGTCGCCCGCTCCATGGGCGTCGGCAAGGCGAACGTCTCGGAGCCCGGCAAGGCCTCCTCCTCCAGATGGCGGACGAGATCGAGGCCCGGGAGGAGTACGGGTGGGGGCATGGGCGCCGCGTTGAGACCGCCGCGAAGATCCTGGGAGACCACTGGGTCGAGGGCGGCGCCCCCCCTCCCGACCCCGACGCCCTGGGCCTGGGCAGTCGACTGCACGATCTGGGGCGCGCCTCCGTGCCAGCGGCCCTCCTGAACAAGGTCCTGCCCCTCACCGTCGAGGAGGTTCGACTGATCCACCGCCATCCAGTCGTGGGCCAGAGCCTGGTGGCGACCTTGCTCCCGGGTTCGCCTGCAGCTGCCGTGGTCCGCTGGCACGCCGAACGCTGGGACGGCAGCGGGTACCCGGATGGCCTGGTGGGCCGCTCGATCCCCCTGGAGGCCCGCATCTGTGCGGTGGCGGACGCCCTGGACGCCATGACCACCTATCGGCGCTACCGGCCGCCGCTGACGTTCGCCGAAGCTGTCCAGACGATCCGGGAAGAGGCCGGCCGCCATTTCGACCCGGCCGTCGTAGCGCTGTTGGAGCGGGCCGCCCCTGAGATCGAGAGGCGTTTCGAGGCCCTCCGCGAGCCCGCCGTGGCGCTCCCCGCCGGCTGA
- a CDS encoding glycosyltransferase, giving the protein MSGPRLSVVVPAHRAETVLPQCAEALLASDLPREAWELIVVDDASPDGTAELAGRWADDVIRLGPRPGGPGLARNRGVERARAPVVLFVDSDVCVSPHTLARVVEDFERDPALVALFGSYDEEPAAQGFLSEYRNLLHRYHHVRTAGEAETFWAGCGAVRTEAFRAVGGFDARRFPRPQIEDIELGYRLRDAGGKIRLDPAVECKHLKHWTWSGMLRTDLRDRGIPWMRLLLERGNSSRATLNVDATEKTRTALAAGSLLALVLGTILRLWPLAATGLAGLAALTLWNHALLRWFAGVRGWGFAMRVIPMQILYYLLNAVAAALGILGHLRHRSAAQREADRPTPA; this is encoded by the coding sequence ATGAGCGGCCCCCGCCTCAGCGTCGTCGTGCCGGCCCACCGAGCCGAGACGGTGCTTCCTCAGTGTGCCGAGGCCCTGCTGGCCAGCGACCTGCCCCGGGAGGCCTGGGAGCTGATCGTGGTGGACGACGCCAGCCCCGACGGCACGGCCGAGCTGGCCGGCCGCTGGGCGGACGACGTCATCCGGCTGGGACCCCGCCCGGGCGGTCCAGGCCTGGCCCGGAACCGCGGGGTGGAGCGGGCGCGGGCACCCGTGGTCCTTTTCGTCGACTCCGACGTGTGTGTCTCGCCGCACACGCTCGCTCGTGTCGTGGAGGACTTCGAGCGCGATCCCGCCCTGGTCGCCCTCTTCGGATCCTATGACGAGGAACCGGCCGCCCAGGGGTTCCTGTCCGAATACCGCAACCTGCTCCATCGCTATCACCACGTCCGCACGGCCGGGGAGGCCGAGACCTTCTGGGCCGGCTGCGGCGCGGTGCGCACGGAGGCATTCCGCGCCGTGGGCGGCTTCGACGCGCGCCGCTTCCCGCGACCGCAGATCGAGGACATCGAGCTGGGCTATCGCCTGCGGGATGCCGGCGGGAAGATCCGGCTGGATCCGGCGGTCGAGTGCAAGCACCTGAAGCATTGGACCTGGTCCGGGATGCTGCGGACGGACCTGCGGGACCGGGGCATTCCCTGGATGCGGCTGCTTCTGGAGAGAGGGAACTCCAGTCGCGCGACCCTGAACGTGGACGCCACCGAAAAGACGCGCACGGCGCTGGCCGCCGGTTCCTTACTGGCGCTGGTGCTGGGCACGATCCTCCGCCTGTGGCCCCTGGCGGCCACCGGGCTCGCTGGCCTGGCCGCCCTGACCCTCTGGAACCACGCGCTCCTGCGGTGGTTCGCCGGCGTGCGCGGCTGGGGGTTCGCGATGCGGGTGATCCCCATGCAGATCCTCTACTATCTCCTCAACGCGGTGGCGGCTGCCCTCGGAATCCTGGGCCATCTGCGCCATCGCTCCGCCGCCCAGCGGGAAGCCGACCGACCCACCCCCGCCTGA
- a CDS encoding polysaccharide deacetylase family protein produces the protein MRVVPLEEIPALGDDEDAVALTFDDAFANFTTEALPVLRDLDLPSTLFVPTGHVGATNDWGGHAQPGIPSLPLLDWDGLEAAVSSGVTLGAHTVTHPHLTRCGAAQVEDELLEAREELAARTGARPLALAYPYGDADERVRDQARRLYRLACTTRFAVLEGTPDPMDLPRLDAFYFRDARRLQSFGSRSFLAWVRWRDRLRSLRRVVGGRG, from the coding sequence GTGAGAGTGGTGCCCCTGGAGGAGATCCCCGCGCTGGGCGACGACGAGGACGCGGTGGCCCTCACCTTCGACGACGCCTTCGCGAACTTCACGACCGAAGCGCTTCCGGTGCTGCGGGACCTGGACTTGCCCTCCACCCTCTTCGTGCCCACCGGCCACGTCGGCGCAACGAACGATTGGGGAGGACACGCCCAGCCGGGCATTCCCTCGCTTCCCCTGCTCGACTGGGACGGATTGGAGGCCGCAGTCAGCAGCGGCGTGACCCTGGGCGCGCACACCGTCACCCACCCCCACCTGACGCGGTGCGGCGCGGCGCAAGTCGAGGACGAGCTGCTCGAGGCCCGGGAGGAGCTTGCGGCCCGAACCGGGGCGCGGCCGCTCGCGCTCGCCTATCCGTACGGTGACGCCGACGAGCGGGTGCGCGACCAAGCCCGCCGCCTCTACCGGCTGGCCTGCACCACACGCTTCGCCGTGCTCGAAGGGACGCCGGATCCTATGGACCTCCCGCGCCTGGACGCCTTCTACTTCCGGGACGCGCGCCGACTGCAGTCCTTCGGCTCCCGCAGCTTCCTCGCCTGGGTGCGCTGGCGTGACCGGTTGCGCTCGCTGCGGCGCGTGGTGGGGGGCCGGGGATGA
- a CDS encoding GDP-mannose 4,6-dehydratase — MRVFITGGAGFIGSHLARALIARGDEVWVLDDLSTGSMRNIDDLVPAPRFHYRIGCCTDAPLVRELVDQSDVTVHLAAAVGVRLIVERPVHTIETNVRGTEVVLDAASIKQKPVVVASTSEVYGKSTLIPFQEDADITLGPTTHSRWAYACSKALDEWLALAYYRERKVPVILCRFFNTVGPGQTGRYGMVLPNFAQQALRGEPLTVYGTGEQSRCFGHVRDTVEAVLRLMEAPSAIGQIFNIGAAEEITIRSLAERVREEAASGSEIRLVPYSEAYAEGFEDMLRRVPDTTKLERTIGFRPSTPLATIIRDVVAYERSRMASA; from the coding sequence ATGAGGGTCTTCATCACGGGAGGCGCGGGGTTCATCGGATCGCATCTCGCCCGCGCGTTGATCGCCCGCGGCGACGAGGTGTGGGTGCTGGACGACCTGTCCACCGGCTCGATGCGCAACATCGACGATCTCGTGCCCGCACCGAGGTTCCACTATCGGATCGGCTGCTGCACGGACGCCCCCCTGGTAAGGGAGTTGGTCGATCAGTCGGACGTGACCGTCCATCTGGCGGCCGCGGTCGGGGTGAGGCTGATCGTGGAGCGCCCGGTCCACACCATCGAGACCAACGTGCGCGGCACCGAAGTGGTTCTGGACGCCGCCAGCATCAAGCAGAAGCCGGTGGTGGTGGCATCCACGTCGGAGGTCTACGGGAAGAGCACACTGATCCCCTTCCAGGAGGACGCCGACATCACCCTGGGACCGACCACGCACTCGCGCTGGGCCTACGCCTGCTCCAAGGCGCTGGACGAGTGGCTCGCCCTCGCCTACTACCGCGAGCGCAAGGTGCCCGTCATCCTCTGTCGCTTCTTCAATACCGTGGGCCCCGGACAGACCGGCCGCTACGGGATGGTGCTCCCCAACTTCGCGCAGCAGGCGCTGCGCGGTGAACCACTGACCGTGTACGGAACCGGAGAGCAGTCGCGCTGCTTCGGGCACGTGCGTGACACGGTCGAGGCCGTTCTGCGACTCATGGAGGCACCGTCGGCGATCGGTCAGATCTTCAACATCGGCGCGGCCGAGGAGATCACGATCCGCAGCTTGGCCGAGCGGGTCCGCGAGGAGGCGGCCTCCGGATCGGAGATCCGACTCGTCCCCTACTCCGAAGCCTACGCGGAGGGCTTCGAGGACATGCTGCGTCGGGTGCCGGACACAACGAAGCTGGAGCGCACCATCGGGTTCCGGCCCTCCACTCCGCTCGCCACCATCATCCGCGACGTGGTCGCCTACGAACGCTCCCGAATGGCCTCGGCTTGA
- a CDS encoding glycosyltransferase family 4 protein, with amino-acid sequence MSALRFAFLTTFYPPHNFGGDGIGIQRLARGLVRHGHHVTVIYDADAFEMLNHGPPGRPGTPEDGVEVVPLRSRLGTLSCLLTQQTGRPVVNGGRIRQLLAAGRFDVVNFHNVSLIGGPGLLHYGGDALRLYMAHEHWLVCPMHVLWRHGRERCTGRQCLRCSLHYRRPPQLWRYTGALERAARHVDAFIAVSDFSRDKHHEFGFSQDMEVLNYFLPDPQPDDAPTGGTSPHTRPYFLFVGRLEKIKGLDDVIPLFQSYPDADLVIAGDGEYGAELRSLAEGNPRVHFLGRLAQDELERYYRNALALIVPSVCFETFGIIIIEAFKYRTPVLARRLGPFPEIIQRSGGGEVFDTQDELVAAMARVQADPDRRKQLGEAGYQAYLEHWVESAAVPRYLDIVRRTARRTGHTSIVRSLEAG; translated from the coding sequence GTGAGCGCGCTCCGCTTCGCGTTCCTCACCACCTTCTACCCGCCGCACAACTTCGGTGGGGACGGCATCGGCATTCAGCGACTGGCGCGGGGGCTGGTGCGTCACGGGCACCATGTCACGGTGATCTACGACGCAGACGCGTTCGAGATGCTGAACCACGGTCCTCCAGGCCGGCCGGGCACTCCGGAGGACGGCGTGGAGGTCGTGCCGCTGCGTAGCCGTCTGGGCACGCTCTCCTGCCTGCTCACCCAACAGACCGGCCGTCCGGTCGTGAACGGGGGCCGCATTCGACAGCTGCTGGCCGCGGGTCGGTTCGATGTGGTCAACTTCCACAACGTATCGCTCATCGGGGGCCCGGGACTGCTGCACTATGGCGGCGACGCCCTGCGCCTCTACATGGCCCACGAGCACTGGCTCGTCTGCCCCATGCATGTGCTGTGGAGACACGGTCGGGAGCGCTGCACCGGGCGTCAGTGCCTCCGCTGCAGTCTGCACTACCGCCGACCTCCCCAGCTGTGGAGATACACGGGTGCGCTCGAGCGCGCCGCGCGTCATGTGGATGCCTTCATCGCCGTCTCGGACTTCAGTCGGGACAAGCACCACGAATTCGGGTTCTCCCAGGACATGGAGGTCCTGAACTACTTCCTCCCCGATCCCCAGCCGGATGACGCCCCCACTGGCGGTACGTCTCCCCACACCCGGCCCTATTTCCTGTTCGTGGGGCGCCTGGAGAAGATCAAAGGCCTCGACGACGTCATCCCGCTGTTCCAGTCCTACCCGGATGCGGATCTGGTCATCGCGGGCGACGGGGAGTATGGGGCCGAGTTGCGCTCCCTGGCGGAGGGGAACCCCCGGGTCCACTTCCTGGGGCGGCTGGCGCAGGACGAGTTGGAGCGGTACTACCGCAACGCCCTGGCACTGATCGTGCCTTCGGTGTGCTTCGAGACGTTCGGCATCATCATCATCGAGGCGTTCAAGTATCGGACCCCGGTACTGGCGCGCCGGCTTGGACCCTTTCCGGAGATCATCCAGCGCTCCGGGGGGGGAGAGGTGTTCGACACGCAGGACGAGCTCGTAGCGGCGATGGCCCGGGTGCAGGCGGATCCGGACCGTCGCAAGCAGCTCGGGGAGGCCGGGTACCAGGCCTATCTGGAACACTGGGTGGAGTCCGCTGCGGTTCCCCGGTACCTGGACATTGTCCGCCGGACGGCCCGGCGCACAGGGCACACGTCCATCGTCCGATCTCTGGAGGCAGGATGA
- a CDS encoding glycosyltransferase family 1 protein → MRIGIDATCWANARGYGRFTRELLKHLVDLPSDHEFVFFLDAASDERFDLQGPRVRRKRVGLAEAPTQAASAEGYRSPLDLLRMTHAAATEPLDVFFFPSVYTYFPLPLDLPAVVTIHDAIAERFPDLTFATRRARLFWNAKVALAIRQSRRVLTVSDFSRRDLAQRLGLDPDRIDVTEEGAAEAYRPADPRDVADAAARLGLGPSDRWFTYVGGFNPHKNVDVLVRAHAGLCRREEHPPFLLLVGGEASDVFHGAGGLIRSTIEREGSAAWVRWTGFLPDEELALLHSGAVAVVLPSACEGFGLPAVEGAACGCPVIATTESPLPELLSGGGRFVHPGDERSLRLALQELFEDPGLRDELGRTALQRAQALSWREGAQRALASLEEAAA, encoded by the coding sequence GTGCGGATCGGCATCGACGCCACCTGTTGGGCCAATGCCCGCGGCTATGGACGGTTCACTCGTGAACTGCTGAAGCACCTCGTCGATCTTCCCAGCGATCACGAGTTCGTGTTCTTCCTGGATGCGGCTTCGGACGAACGCTTCGACCTGCAAGGGCCCCGGGTGCGCCGCAAGCGCGTGGGCCTGGCCGAGGCGCCCACCCAGGCCGCTTCGGCAGAGGGGTATCGCAGCCCCTTGGACTTGCTGCGCATGACCCACGCCGCGGCGACCGAGCCGCTGGACGTCTTCTTCTTTCCATCCGTCTACACGTATTTCCCCCTGCCGTTGGATCTCCCTGCGGTCGTCACCATCCACGACGCCATCGCCGAGCGCTTTCCGGATCTGACGTTCGCGACCCGGCGCGCCCGGCTCTTCTGGAACGCCAAGGTAGCCCTCGCCATTCGCCAGTCGCGCCGAGTACTGACCGTCTCTGACTTCTCCAGGAGGGACCTGGCCCAGCGGCTGGGCCTCGATCCGGACCGGATCGACGTCACCGAGGAGGGCGCTGCCGAAGCGTACCGGCCCGCGGACCCGAGAGACGTGGCCGACGCCGCGGCGCGTCTGGGTCTGGGCCCCTCCGACCGCTGGTTCACCTACGTGGGCGGATTCAATCCCCACAAGAACGTCGACGTGTTGGTGCGCGCCCACGCAGGGCTGTGTCGCCGCGAGGAGCATCCGCCCTTCCTCCTCTTGGTGGGCGGAGAAGCGTCCGATGTCTTCCACGGCGCCGGCGGACTGATCCGCAGCACCATCGAGCGCGAGGGTTCGGCCGCTTGGGTCCGCTGGACGGGATTCCTCCCGGACGAGGAGTTGGCCCTTCTGCATTCGGGTGCCGTTGCGGTGGTGTTGCCGTCGGCATGCGAGGGCTTCGGCCTACCCGCCGTGGAGGGAGCAGCCTGCGGATGCCCCGTCATCGCCACCACTGAGAGCCCGCTGCCGGAGTTGCTCTCCGGAGGGGGACGCTTCGTACACCCGGGGGACGAACGGTCCCTGCGTCTGGCGCTGCAGGAACTCTTCGAGGATCCGGGACTCCGCGATGAATTGGGACGAACGGCGCTACAGCGGGCCCAGGCGCTTTCGTGGCGCGAAGGCGCCCAGCGCGCGCTCGCCTCCTTGGAGGAGGCGGCAGCGTGA
- a CDS encoding NAD(P)/FAD-dependent oxidoreductase, whose protein sequence is MVIGGGPAGLTAAYLLSKRGCKVTVLEGDNILGGISQTAEYKGYRFDIGGHRFFTKIEPVEEIWKEILGPEFISVPRLSRIHYDGKFFDYPLKASNALLGLGPFRAFMMLVSYLKWHFRPYEVEENFEQWVTNRFGKKLYETFFKTYTEKVWGLPCTEIRAEWAAQRIQGLSLAKAILSAASLNKRSTKIKTLINEFQYPRLGPGQMWETCAERIRAMGNEVLLEHRATQVETQEDEDGVRRAVAVHVRSADGERRIECDHVISSMPLRNLVWSLDPMVPTETRAAADGLRYRDFLTVALMLDKDDLFPDNWIYIHTPGVKVGRIQNFNNWSKHLLPVEGKTCLGLEYFCFEGDGLWASSDSDLIELATRELGEIGVSKGARVEDGTVIRMPKAYPIYDSTYSDHVDTLRAYIDPIANLHTVGRNGMHKYNNQDHSMLTAMMTVWNMFGADHDIWAVNTDFEYHEEQRLEDPEVTASRASESGAAVQRRGARPSAKRRHDGSSAHLAHS, encoded by the coding sequence GTGGTCATCGGCGGGGGTCCGGCGGGGCTGACGGCGGCCTACCTCCTTTCCAAGCGCGGTTGCAAGGTCACGGTTCTCGAGGGAGACAACATCCTCGGGGGCATCTCCCAGACGGCCGAATACAAGGGCTACCGATTCGATATCGGGGGACATCGCTTCTTCACCAAGATCGAACCCGTCGAAGAGATCTGGAAGGAGATCCTCGGCCCCGAGTTCATCTCCGTGCCGCGCCTCTCCCGGATCCACTACGACGGGAAGTTCTTCGACTACCCGCTCAAAGCGTCCAACGCGCTCCTGGGCCTGGGGCCCTTTCGCGCCTTCATGATGCTCGTGAGCTACCTCAAGTGGCACTTCCGGCCCTACGAGGTGGAGGAGAACTTCGAGCAGTGGGTGACGAACCGATTCGGGAAGAAGCTCTACGAGACGTTCTTCAAGACCTATACGGAGAAGGTGTGGGGATTGCCCTGCACCGAGATCCGCGCCGAGTGGGCCGCGCAGCGCATCCAGGGGCTGTCCCTGGCCAAAGCCATTCTCTCCGCCGCGTCGTTGAACAAGCGCTCCACCAAGATCAAGACGCTGATCAACGAGTTCCAATACCCGCGGCTGGGCCCGGGGCAGATGTGGGAGACCTGCGCGGAGCGCATCCGCGCGATGGGGAACGAGGTCCTGCTCGAACACCGGGCCACGCAGGTCGAAACGCAGGAGGACGAGGACGGAGTCCGGCGTGCCGTCGCTGTGCACGTGCGCTCTGCGGACGGCGAGCGTCGCATCGAATGCGACCACGTCATCAGCAGCATGCCGCTACGCAACCTGGTGTGGAGCCTGGACCCGATGGTCCCCACCGAGACGCGAGCGGCCGCCGATGGCCTGCGCTATCGGGACTTCCTGACTGTGGCTCTGATGCTGGACAAGGACGACCTGTTCCCCGACAACTGGATCTACATCCACACGCCGGGCGTGAAGGTCGGGCGCATCCAGAATTTCAACAACTGGAGCAAGCACCTGCTTCCCGTCGAGGGCAAGACCTGCCTGGGCCTCGAGTACTTCTGTTTCGAGGGCGACGGGCTGTGGGCATCATCGGATTCCGACCTGATCGAGCTGGCCACGCGCGAGCTGGGGGAGATCGGAGTTTCGAAGGGCGCCAGGGTCGAGGACGGAACCGTGATCCGCATGCCCAAGGCCTACCCCATCTACGACTCCACGTACAGCGATCACGTCGATACGCTGCGTGCCTACATCGACCCCATCGCCAACCTGCATACGGTGGGGCGGAACGGCATGCACAAGTACAACAATCAGGATCATTCCATGCTGACGGCCATGATGACCGTCTGGAACATGTTCGGCGCGGACCACGACATCTGGGCCGTGAACACCGACTTCGAATACCACGAAGAGCAGCGCCTGGAAGATCCCGAGGTCACGGCCTCTCGTGCGAGTGAGTCCGGTGCGGCCGTCCAGCGGCGTGGCGCGCGGCCATCTGCCAAGCGTCGCCACGACGGCTCGAGCGCCCACCTGGCGCACTCCTGA
- a CDS encoding FAD-dependent oxidoreductase, with product MSLPHVVILGGGPAGVGAAYQIHRAGKGRATLFEANDVVGGNAGSFDVDGVRVDFGSHRLHAACDREILADIQSMLGDDFGFFERHGRIRLRGRWLHFPLKPLDLLLRLDKPFALGAFRDMVRRALPGGPPEGQTFASVLKANLGPTICDHFYFPYARKMWGLPPEELSGIQARKRVTAGSFTKLIKRLAKPPGKGGYYYMRRGYGQISEGYAAEAERLGADLRLGWKVDRLSRQGSKWVVEATRGEERTRVEADQVWSTIPVSLAARMIDPPPPAEVLEATRRIDYRAMVLAYLTLDVDQFTTTDAHYFPEENVCFTRLSEPKNYFRSTEPRGRTVLCAEIPCTPDDDVWRMDDEALGRKVAQDMEIAGLGLARPPIAVRSRRLRQAYPIYPLGYEVPLDVLHRWIDGVEGLLSYGRQGLFAHDNTHHALYMAYAAVDCLDGTGFDRSRWDRYREVFKTHVVED from the coding sequence GTGTCGCTACCCCATGTGGTCATCCTGGGCGGAGGCCCGGCTGGTGTCGGTGCCGCCTACCAGATCCACCGGGCCGGGAAGGGCCGCGCCACGCTGTTCGAGGCCAACGATGTCGTAGGCGGCAACGCCGGCAGCTTCGATGTGGACGGAGTTCGCGTGGACTTCGGGAGCCATCGGCTACACGCCGCCTGTGACCGTGAGATCCTGGCGGACATCCAGTCGATGCTGGGAGACGACTTCGGCTTCTTCGAGCGGCACGGGCGGATCCGCTTGCGTGGGCGCTGGCTTCATTTCCCACTGAAGCCTCTCGACCTCCTGCTCCGCCTGGACAAGCCCTTTGCGCTGGGAGCGTTCCGTGACATGGTCCGTCGGGCCCTGCCGGGCGGTCCACCCGAGGGCCAGACCTTCGCTTCGGTCCTCAAGGCGAATCTCGGGCCCACCATCTGTGACCACTTCTACTTCCCCTACGCCCGCAAGATGTGGGGCCTGCCCCCGGAGGAGCTTTCGGGGATCCAGGCCCGCAAACGGGTCACGGCCGGATCCTTCACCAAGCTCATCAAGCGGTTGGCCAAACCGCCCGGAAAGGGTGGCTACTACTACATGCGCAGGGGGTACGGCCAGATCAGTGAGGGCTACGCGGCGGAGGCGGAGCGTTTGGGGGCGGATCTACGCCTGGGCTGGAAGGTCGACCGCCTCTCGCGGCAGGGCTCGAAATGGGTGGTGGAGGCCACTCGCGGGGAGGAGCGGACGCGCGTCGAAGCCGACCAGGTGTGGTCCACGATCCCGGTCAGCCTGGCCGCCCGGATGATCGACCCGCCGCCGCCTGCGGAAGTACTGGAGGCGACAAGGCGTATCGACTATCGTGCCATGGTCTTGGCGTACCTGACGCTTGATGTCGATCAGTTCACGACCACCGACGCCCACTACTTCCCCGAGGAGAACGTCTGCTTCACCCGGCTCTCCGAGCCGAAGAACTACTTCCGCTCCACCGAACCGCGCGGCCGGACGGTCCTCTGTGCGGAGATCCCCTGCACACCCGATGACGACGTCTGGCGCATGGACGACGAGGCACTCGGAAGGAAGGTCGCGCAGGACATGGAGATCGCCGGGCTCGGACTTGCCCGACCGCCGATCGCGGTTCGCTCGCGGCGACTGCGTCAGGCCTATCCGATCTATCCGCTGGGGTACGAGGTTCCGCTCGACGTACTGCACCGCTGGATCGATGGCGTCGAAGGACTCCTGAGCTACGGACGCCAGGGGCTGTTCGCGCACGACAACACGCACCATGCGCTCTACATGGCCTACGCGGCGGTGGATTGCCTGGACGGCACCGGGTTCGACCGGTCCCGCTGGGATCGGTACCGTGAGGTGTTCAAGACCCACGTGGTGGAAGACTGA
- a CDS encoding glycosyltransferase family 2 protein: MKLVIQIPCFNEAETLPATLADLPTQLRGVDEIEVVVIDDGSRDATAEVARAHGVRHVVSFPTNLGLAAAFRAGLETSLRAGADIIVNTDADNQYQASDVQTLIDPILAGRAEIVVGDRRPGELLHFSWIKRRLQNLGSWVIGKASGLHTPDATSGFRAFTRNAALHTIVHGGYSYTLETLIQAGSRRRAVEFVPIRVNPQTRPSRLMKSMSQYIRTSTVAIVRAYTTYRPMRVFGWAGALLILLGVVPGVRFLYFFFVTGQRTGHIQSLILTAILVIVGFQVLLIGLLADLLSSSRKILEELLYRVRVLEMASPETETSASDGLADQGD, from the coding sequence ATGAAGCTCGTCATCCAGATCCCCTGCTTCAACGAAGCGGAGACGCTCCCCGCGACGCTGGCGGACCTCCCGACCCAGCTGCGGGGAGTGGACGAGATCGAGGTCGTCGTGATCGACGATGGCAGCCGGGACGCGACCGCCGAGGTGGCGCGCGCCCACGGCGTTCGTCATGTGGTCAGCTTCCCCACGAACCTGGGCCTGGCCGCGGCGTTTCGAGCGGGTTTGGAGACGAGCCTGCGAGCTGGCGCCGACATCATCGTCAACACCGACGCCGACAACCAGTATCAGGCCAGCGACGTGCAGACGCTCATCGACCCCATCCTCGCAGGCCGGGCGGAGATCGTGGTGGGCGACCGGCGGCCCGGAGAGCTCCTGCACTTCTCCTGGATCAAGCGCCGCCTCCAGAACCTGGGAAGCTGGGTGATCGGGAAGGCGTCGGGACTGCACACGCCGGACGCCACGTCGGGCTTTCGGGCCTTCACGCGGAACGCCGCGCTGCACACCATCGTGCACGGCGGCTACTCGTACACGTTGGAAACCCTGATCCAGGCGGGCTCGCGTCGACGTGCGGTCGAGTTCGTGCCCATCCGCGTCAACCCGCAGACGCGCCCGTCCCGGCTCATGAAAAGCATGAGCCAGTACATCCGCACCTCGACGGTCGCGATCGTCCGCGCCTACACCACCTACCGGCCCATGCGTGTGTTCGGGTGGGCTGGCGCGCTGCTCATTCTGCTGGGCGTGGTCCCGGGAGTTCGGTTTCTCTACTTCTTCTTCGTAACCGGACAGCGCACCGGTCACATCCAGTCCCTGATCCTGACGGCGATCCTCGTCATCGTCGGTTTCCAGGTGCTGCTGATCGGGCTCCTGGCCGATCTGCTCAGCTCCAGCCGCAAGATTCTCGAGGAGCTGCTGTACCGGGTGCGGGTGTTGGAGATGGCGAGCCCCGAGACGGAGACCTCCGCCAGTGACGGTCTGGCGGACCAAGGGGACTAG